The proteins below come from a single Asanoa ferruginea genomic window:
- a CDS encoding CoA-binding protein, with protein sequence MRDAQQLLADAKVIAVVGASRDPQKSAHSVPRQMQRHGWRIIPVNPYADELFGERVYRTVAEIPFPVDLVNVFRPARDTPAVVRDAIAAGAPAVWLQLDIVSAEARKLATEAGLDYVENRCIAVERAVANLSLL encoded by the coding sequence GTGCGTGATGCTCAGCAACTCCTCGCCGACGCCAAAGTGATCGCGGTCGTGGGCGCGTCGCGCGACCCGCAGAAGTCGGCGCATTCGGTTCCCCGCCAGATGCAGCGCCACGGCTGGCGGATCATCCCGGTCAACCCCTATGCCGACGAGCTGTTCGGCGAGCGGGTCTACCGCACGGTGGCCGAGATCCCGTTCCCGGTCGACCTGGTCAACGTGTTCCGGCCGGCCCGCGACACCCCCGCCGTGGTCCGCGACGCGATCGCGGCCGGCGCACCGGCCGTCTGGCTCCAGCTCGACATCGTCTCGGCCGAGGCCCGCAAGCTGGCGACCGAGGCCGGCCTCGACTATGTCGAGAACCGCTGCATCGCGGTCGAGCGCGCGGTCGCCAACCTGAGCCTGCTTTAG
- a CDS encoding response regulator transcription factor: MPRLLLIEDDPAIRTPLLRALRDRGHAVAAASTAMEGLRAALDDKPDLVVLDLGLPDVDGAELLRMLRAVSRVPVIVATARDAEAEIVRVLDAGADDYVVKPFTAAQLDARVRAVLRRGASPAAPDETIVVGGLEIQPRSRGVRLDGAQLDLTPREFDLLHHLATRRDEVVTKRELLTEVWQIPYGGADKTVDVHLSWLRRKLGETAAAPRYLHTVRGVGVRLSAPDGAP, from the coding sequence GTGCCGCGCCTGCTGCTCATCGAAGACGACCCCGCGATCCGCACGCCGCTGCTGCGGGCGTTGCGCGACCGCGGGCACGCCGTCGCGGCCGCGAGCACCGCGATGGAAGGGCTGCGGGCCGCCCTCGACGACAAGCCCGACCTGGTCGTGCTCGACCTCGGCCTGCCCGACGTCGACGGCGCCGAACTGCTGCGGATGCTGCGCGCGGTCAGCCGGGTGCCGGTGATCGTCGCCACCGCCCGCGACGCCGAGGCGGAGATCGTCCGGGTGCTCGACGCGGGTGCCGACGACTATGTGGTCAAGCCGTTCACCGCCGCACAGCTCGACGCTCGGGTCCGGGCGGTGCTGCGCCGCGGTGCGTCGCCCGCCGCGCCCGACGAGACCATCGTCGTGGGCGGCCTGGAGATCCAACCAAGGTCACGCGGGGTACGCCTGGACGGCGCGCAACTCGACCTGACACCGCGCGAGTTCGACCTGCTGCACCACCTCGCGACCCGGCGGGACGAGGTCGTCACCAAGCGGGAGTTGCTGACCGAGGTGTGGCAGATCCCCTACGGCGGCGCCGACAAGACCGTCGACGTGCACCTGTCCTGGTTGCGCCGCAAGCTCGGGGAGACCGCCGCCGCGCCGCGCTATCTGCACACCGTCCGCGGCGTCGGGGTCCGCCTGTCCGCACCGGACGGCGCCCCGTGA
- a CDS encoding MFS transporter: protein MPSPPLRRDRNFVLFWILQAVSVAGDSLTTLAVPVLVLVLTDSVFQMGLVTAAIGAAWLVSGVLAGTIVDRFDRRTVMIACDVARAALYALVPLVWLVEPHLWVLYVAMPLGAAAGMLYQVAYITAVPALVGKDRITEANGLLSATFAVAGITGPAIAGALFAVLDPAWVIGIDAITFGLSAVAMSFVRIRARETVPERESPIRGFLTGARFLWQNPVLRTVTLLLCGVLFLTYAMDDLLIYRLKNDLHQGGGAIGVVFAIGAAGAVVAGLVVPALRRRLGFGACWIGAYALSGLALALAGSATVVPLVAGLLAVILFCQGVAGTCSMSLRQEITPDHLLGRVTSAFWTIHYLPGPIGAPLVTFAAARAGVPTVLLVLGLGLGAIALVAAFSPLRARGLDRPAHGEAL, encoded by the coding sequence GTGCCGTCACCGCCGCTCCGTCGAGATCGCAACTTCGTTCTCTTCTGGATCCTGCAGGCGGTGTCGGTCGCCGGTGACTCGCTGACCACCCTGGCCGTCCCCGTGCTGGTCCTGGTGCTCACCGACTCGGTCTTCCAGATGGGCCTGGTCACCGCCGCGATCGGCGCCGCCTGGCTGGTCTCCGGCGTGCTGGCCGGCACGATCGTCGACCGCTTCGACCGGCGCACCGTGATGATCGCCTGCGACGTCGCCCGGGCCGCGCTCTACGCCCTGGTGCCGCTGGTCTGGTTGGTCGAGCCGCACCTGTGGGTGCTCTACGTGGCGATGCCGCTCGGTGCCGCGGCCGGCATGCTCTACCAGGTCGCCTACATCACCGCGGTGCCGGCGCTGGTCGGCAAGGACCGGATCACCGAGGCCAACGGGCTGCTCTCGGCCACGTTCGCGGTCGCCGGCATCACCGGCCCGGCCATCGCGGGCGCGCTCTTCGCGGTGCTCGACCCGGCCTGGGTGATCGGCATCGACGCGATCACCTTCGGGCTGTCGGCGGTCGCGATGTCGTTCGTCCGGATCAGGGCGCGAGAGACCGTGCCGGAGCGGGAGTCGCCGATCCGCGGCTTCCTGACCGGGGCCAGGTTCCTCTGGCAGAACCCGGTGCTGCGTACGGTCACGCTGCTGCTCTGTGGGGTCCTCTTTCTCACGTACGCGATGGATGATCTGCTGATTTATCGCCTGAAGAATGACCTGCACCAGGGCGGCGGCGCCATCGGCGTGGTGTTCGCGATCGGGGCCGCGGGCGCTGTGGTGGCCGGCCTGGTGGTCCCGGCGCTGCGCCGCAGGCTGGGCTTCGGGGCATGTTGGATCGGCGCCTACGCGTTGAGCGGGTTGGCGTTGGCCCTCGCCGGCAGTGCCACGGTGGTGCCGTTGGTCGCCGGCCTGCTCGCGGTGATCCTGTTCTGTCAGGGCGTGGCCGGCACCTGCTCGATGTCGCTGCGCCAGGAGATCACCCCTGACCACCTGCTCGGCCGGGTCACCTCGGCGTTCTGGACGATCCACTATCTGCCCGGCCCGATCGGCGCGCCGCTGGTCACGTTCGCCGCCGCGCGCGCAGGAGTGCCAACGGTGCTGCTCGTGCTGGGCCTCGGGCTAGGCGCGATCGCCCTGGTCGCCGCTTTCTCCCCGTTGCGGGCCCGCGGTCTCGATCGCCCGGCGCATGGTGAAGCTCTGTAG
- a CDS encoding GNAT family N-acetyltransferase: MLTVRRAAGDDDFAAVRQVRMIVVPYERAPSVAEMRAGLTRDSLVLLIEQNGEVIGSAVADRSSIRGAATVTPRVLPAFRRQGIGSRLMPHLLAHAASLGVDQVLGHADDEGSKAFAERHGFTEVDRQVEQVREIGVEPVPPPRGDLEVVTVAERPEIWDVVYERLALQAFQDMALIAPMHAPIDEWRVSWIGDPAAMFVAVAGDAPVGLAGLIGDDDNPHRAENALTVVDRDWRGRGVAAHLKRLSLAYAAKVGITEVYTWTQKGNADMRRLNEHLGYTTRLQSFTMRRAIETAGPQRGESGDQGDRA; encoded by the coding sequence ATGTTGACGGTGCGGCGGGCGGCCGGCGATGACGACTTCGCGGCGGTCCGGCAGGTGCGGATGATCGTCGTGCCCTATGAGCGGGCGCCGTCGGTTGCCGAGATGCGGGCCGGGTTGACCCGCGACAGCCTCGTGCTGCTCATCGAGCAAAACGGCGAAGTGATCGGCAGCGCCGTCGCCGACCGGTCCAGCATCCGCGGCGCCGCCACGGTCACGCCCAGGGTGCTGCCCGCGTTCCGGCGCCAAGGGATCGGCAGCCGGCTCATGCCACACCTGCTCGCCCACGCTGCCTCGCTCGGTGTCGACCAGGTGCTCGGGCACGCCGACGACGAGGGGTCGAAAGCGTTCGCCGAGCGGCACGGGTTCACCGAGGTCGACCGGCAGGTCGAGCAGGTGCGCGAGATCGGCGTCGAGCCGGTCCCCCCACCGCGCGGCGACCTCGAGGTGGTCACCGTCGCCGAGCGGCCGGAGATCTGGGACGTCGTCTACGAACGGCTGGCCCTCCAGGCGTTCCAGGACATGGCGTTGATCGCGCCGATGCACGCGCCGATCGACGAGTGGCGGGTGAGCTGGATCGGTGACCCGGCCGCCATGTTCGTCGCCGTCGCCGGTGACGCGCCGGTCGGGCTGGCCGGGCTGATCGGCGACGACGACAACCCGCACCGCGCGGAAAACGCGCTGACCGTGGTCGACCGCGACTGGCGCGGCCGGGGCGTGGCCGCCCACCTCAAGCGGCTCTCGCTGGCCTACGCCGCCAAGGTCGGCATCACCGAGGTCTACACCTGGACCCAGAAGGGCAACGCCGACATGCGGCGGCTCAACGAGCACCTGGGCTACACGACCCGGCTACAGAGCTTCACCATGCGCCGGGCGATCGAGACCGCGGGCCCGCAACGGGGAGAAAGCGGCGACCAGGGCGATCGCGCCTAG
- a CDS encoding acyl-CoA dehydrogenase family protein → MARLAQTPGLTDVQTSILETVREFVDKEIVPHAQRLEHADEYPADIVAGMREMGLFGLTIDEEHGGLGESLLTYALVVEELSRGWMSVSGIVNTHFIVAYLVAQHGSAEQRAALLPRMATGEVRGAFSMSEPGCGSDVAAIRSTARRDGDTYVLDGQKMWLTNGAQSGVVATLVKTDPAAQPVYQGMTCFLLEKEPGFGETAPGLTIPGKISKMGYKGVETTEMILDGVAVPDSAMLGGPDQVGQGFYQMMDGIEVGRVNVAARACGISIRAFELAIAYAQQRHTFGEPLAGHQAIAFKLAEMATKIEAAHQMMVNAARLKDAGARNDVEAGMAKLLASEYCAEVVQESFRIHGGYGYSTEYEIERLMREAPFLLIGEGTSEIQKTIISRGLLKEYRL, encoded by the coding sequence ATGGCGCGCCTTGCCCAGACTCCCGGCCTCACCGACGTGCAGACGTCGATCCTGGAAACGGTCCGCGAGTTCGTCGATAAAGAGATCGTTCCGCACGCGCAGCGGCTCGAGCACGCCGACGAATATCCGGCCGACATCGTCGCCGGCATGCGTGAGATGGGTCTTTTCGGACTCACGATCGACGAGGAGCACGGTGGCCTCGGTGAGTCGCTGCTCACCTACGCCCTCGTCGTCGAGGAGTTGTCGCGCGGCTGGATGTCGGTCTCCGGGATCGTCAACACCCACTTCATCGTCGCCTACCTGGTCGCGCAGCACGGCTCGGCGGAGCAGCGGGCGGCCCTGCTGCCGCGGATGGCGACCGGCGAGGTGCGCGGCGCGTTCTCGATGTCGGAGCCGGGCTGCGGTTCAGACGTGGCGGCGATCCGGTCGACGGCGCGCCGCGACGGCGACACCTACGTGCTCGACGGCCAGAAGATGTGGCTGACCAACGGCGCCCAGTCGGGCGTGGTGGCCACGCTGGTCAAGACCGACCCCGCCGCCCAGCCGGTCTACCAGGGGATGACCTGCTTCCTGCTGGAGAAGGAGCCCGGGTTCGGCGAGACGGCGCCGGGGCTGACCATCCCCGGCAAGATCTCCAAGATGGGCTACAAGGGCGTCGAGACCACCGAGATGATCCTCGACGGTGTCGCGGTGCCCGACTCGGCCATGCTCGGCGGCCCCGACCAGGTCGGCCAGGGCTTCTACCAGATGATGGACGGCATCGAGGTGGGCCGGGTCAACGTCGCCGCGCGCGCCTGTGGCATCTCGATCAGAGCATTCGAACTAGCCATCGCGTACGCGCAGCAGCGGCACACGTTCGGCGAGCCGCTGGCCGGCCACCAGGCGATCGCGTTCAAGCTCGCCGAGATGGCCACGAAGATCGAGGCCGCACACCAGATGATGGTCAACGCGGCTCGCCTGAAAGACGCCGGCGCACGCAACGACGTCGAAGCCGGCATGGCCAAGCTGCTCGCGTCCGAATACTGCGCCGAGGTCGTGCAGGAGTCGTTCCGCATCCACGGCGGCTACGGCTACTCCACCGAATACGAGATCGAGCGGCTGATGCGCGAGGCGCCGTTCCTGCTGATCGGCGAGGGCACCTCGGAGATCCAAAAAACGATCATCTCGCGGGGTCTACTGAAGGAATACCGCCTCTAA
- a CDS encoding septum formation initiator, with the protein MPRRSLAVLGWLAVVIVATLAGVGALRLVGDSLASTPGGVRSQTDVARDLAAAKERPVPPTATAASPTPPPATPDAKRKPFGSPGGTVTATCEDGLVRIVYISPAQGYAVDDQDRGPDKEAEVKFRGPAGRSEIKLRCDGDLPVRMGHDD; encoded by the coding sequence ATGCCCCGCCGGAGCCTCGCCGTCCTCGGATGGCTCGCCGTCGTGATCGTGGCGACGCTGGCCGGCGTCGGCGCGCTCCGGCTGGTCGGCGACAGCCTCGCCAGCACTCCCGGCGGGGTGCGCAGCCAGACCGACGTGGCCCGCGATCTCGCGGCGGCGAAGGAACGGCCGGTGCCGCCAACCGCCACAGCAGCCAGCCCGACCCCGCCCCCGGCGACCCCGGACGCCAAGCGCAAGCCGTTCGGATCCCCCGGGGGCACCGTCACCGCCACCTGCGAAGACGGGCTGGTGCGGATCGTCTATATCTCGCCAGCGCAGGGCTACGCGGTAGACGACCAGGACAGGGGGCCCGACAAGGAGGCCGAGGTGAAGTTCCGGGGCCCGGCCGGCCGGTCGGAAATCAAACTTCGGTGTGACGGCGACCTACCCGTTCGGATGGGGCACGACGACTGA